A genomic segment from uncultured Alistipes sp. encodes:
- the rbsK gene encoding ribokinase, with protein MKTVVIGSSNMDLISVVERMPRPGETVGGARFMQAFGGKGANQAVAAARLGGDVVLVAALGDDLSGRAMLEHFASEGIDVSHIFTDPDKATGTALILVDQSGENSIAVAPGANYSLTPEVLKSRESVLSGAGMLVLQAEIPYATIREATFAAQRRGVPVLLNPAPACRIDPDLMSAIDILVVNRSEASLVSGLSLDEYPLEKVAERLHQAGARQIVITLGRQGCYLYRASGSLTIPAFRVEAVDTTAAGDVFCGALAVEARGAEITADTMRFASAASALSVMRRGAQPSIPNRSEVEEFLVKNRNF; from the coding sequence ATGAAAACAGTTGTCATCGGAAGTTCCAATATGGATCTGATTTCGGTCGTGGAGCGGATGCCGCGGCCCGGAGAAACCGTCGGAGGTGCACGTTTCATGCAGGCCTTCGGCGGCAAAGGAGCCAATCAGGCCGTAGCCGCAGCCCGGTTGGGAGGCGACGTCGTCCTGGTGGCGGCCCTGGGCGATGACCTCTCGGGCCGTGCCATGCTGGAGCATTTCGCTTCGGAAGGAATCGATGTCTCACACATCTTTACGGACCCGGATAAGGCAACCGGAACTGCCCTGATTCTGGTCGATCAAAGCGGCGAAAACTCCATTGCCGTAGCTCCGGGTGCCAATTATTCATTGACCCCCGAGGTTCTCAAATCACGGGAATCGGTACTCTCGGGCGCTGGAATGCTGGTGCTGCAGGCCGAAATTCCCTATGCGACGATTCGGGAAGCCACCTTTGCGGCTCAACGTAGGGGTGTTCCCGTTTTGCTGAACCCCGCACCGGCCTGCCGAATCGATCCGGATCTGATGTCGGCCATTGACATCCTGGTCGTAAATCGCTCGGAAGCCTCGTTGGTCAGCGGACTCTCCCTGGATGAATATCCGCTGGAAAAAGTCGCCGAACGGCTACATCAGGCCGGGGCCCGGCAAATCGTCATAACCCTGGGTCGCCAGGGCTGTTACCTGTATCGGGCATCCGGGAGTCTGACCATCCCGGCATTCCGGGTCGAGGCCGTAGATACGACCGCCGCAGGAGATGTTTTCTGCGGAGCATTGGCCGTAGAGGCCCGCGGAGCCGAAATCACCGCTGATACCATGCGCTTTGCCAGCGCTGCTTCGGCCCTCAGCGTGATGCGACGCGGGGCACAACCCTCCATCCCGAACCGGAGTGAAGTAGAAGAGTTTTTAGTCAAGAATCGAAATTTCTAA
- a CDS encoding Gfo/Idh/MocA family oxidoreductase, translating into MKKLLFIAGLLLSAACSDPRTGMIHTPTPPRPAGQSDMLRFAAEPIPTVRVAFIGLGMRGPGAVERMTHIEGVEIVALCDILPENTAKCNRILESRGLPAAREFSGDPEIWQEVVALPDVDLVYIATDWKNHARMGVQAMKCGKHVAIEVPAAMTMDEIWELVNTSEQTRKHCIQLENCVYDFFELTCLNMAQHGVFGDLLHGEGAYIHNLEAFWDEYWNDWRMDYNRHHRGDVYPTHGLGPVCLAMNIHRGDKMNYLVSLDTRAVNKPAYIREKTGEEVADFRNGDHTMTMIRTEQGRSILIEHDVSSPRPYSRMFQLSGTRGFANKYPVSGLALAGEAIDPEAAKDHENLNAHSFLPKEVFNAMMERYKHPIVRDIEEKAKQVGGHGGMDFIMDYRLIYCLRNGLPLDMDVYDLAEWCCLIPLSEISLDNGSVPVEIPDFTRGGWNRYDQVEFAL; encoded by the coding sequence ATGAAGAAACTGCTGTTTATCGCCGGCCTGCTGCTGTCGGCCGCCTGTTCGGATCCCCGGACAGGCATGATCCACACGCCAACCCCGCCCCGGCCGGCCGGGCAGAGCGACATGCTCCGATTTGCCGCCGAACCCATCCCCACGGTCCGCGTGGCATTCATAGGACTGGGGATGCGCGGCCCGGGAGCCGTCGAGCGGATGACCCACATCGAAGGCGTCGAAATCGTGGCTCTGTGCGACATCCTGCCGGAGAACACCGCCAAATGCAACCGGATTCTGGAATCCCGGGGCCTTCCGGCAGCCCGTGAGTTCTCCGGCGATCCCGAGATTTGGCAGGAGGTCGTCGCACTGCCCGATGTCGACCTCGTTTACATCGCCACCGACTGGAAGAACCATGCCCGGATGGGCGTCCAGGCCATGAAGTGCGGCAAACACGTGGCCATCGAGGTCCCGGCCGCCATGACCATGGACGAGATCTGGGAATTGGTCAACACTTCGGAACAGACCCGCAAACATTGCATCCAGCTTGAAAACTGCGTCTACGATTTCTTCGAACTCACCTGTCTCAACATGGCCCAGCACGGCGTTTTCGGCGATCTGCTCCACGGTGAAGGTGCCTACATCCACAATCTGGAAGCCTTCTGGGATGAATATTGGAACGACTGGCGGATGGATTACAACCGTCACCACCGGGGAGATGTCTATCCCACGCACGGACTCGGCCCCGTATGTCTGGCGATGAACATTCACCGCGGAGACAAGATGAATTATCTGGTATCGCTTGACACCAGGGCCGTGAACAAGCCCGCCTATATCCGCGAAAAAACCGGAGAGGAGGTCGCTGACTTCCGGAACGGCGATCACACGATGACGATGATCCGCACGGAGCAGGGCCGCTCGATTCTCATCGAGCATGACGTCTCGTCACCCCGTCCGTACAGCCGGATGTTCCAGTTGAGCGGAACCCGGGGCTTTGCCAACAAATATCCCGTCAGCGGGCTTGCGCTGGCCGGTGAAGCCATCGATCCGGAAGCCGCCAAGGATCACGAAAACCTCAATGCCCACAGTTTCCTGCCCAAAGAGGTGTTCAATGCCATGATGGAGCGCTACAAGCATCCCATCGTCCGCGACATCGAGGAGAAAGCCAAGCAGGTGGGTGGACACGGCGGCATGGATTTCATCATGGATTATCGTCTGATCTACTGTCTGCGCAACGGCTTGCCGCTGGACATGGATGTCTACGATCTGGCCGAATGGTGCTGCCTGATTCCGCTGTCGGAGATTTCGCTCGACAACGGCTCTGTTCCGGTCGAGATTCCCGACTTTACGCGCGGCGGATGGAACCGTTACGATCAAGTGGAGTTCGCCTTGTGA
- a CDS encoding family 78 glycoside hydrolase catalytic domain: MRNTVIFFENVQIPGDEFSSDWSAPARWSMGLQTYQDWAPARWITYRIETPADSTGLVLPPARYFRRDFVIDGPVRRVVVYASAKGIYELRLNGQRIGTDYFTPGWSDYRKRIYYNTYDLTDLVLDGENTIGAIVADGWYAGYVGFGILEHLERSREFYGVDPALLCRIEIEYADGSRTALVSGPDWKAAEGPIRQADLLMGEVYDARLEQPGWDSPGFEAQSWAPASVAMNPDGALMAAPTDPVREIERLTPVSIRRTGPDAWIFDLGRNFAGTVALQVHGEAGRTVKLRYGEMLNADGSLMTENLRYARATDYYTLRNGSQSWMPRMTYHGFRYVELSGLGYEPDERTLTGIVLTSSFQEAGQFSCGNELVNRLWANISTTQRANFFEIPTDCPQRDERLGWTGDIQIYARSSTYHSDVQSFLSKWLVDLDDAQRSYGAYPSYAPYPYAIAMEYAPGWMDAGVIVPWTLWQVYGDCRVLQRMYPGMKRFLSFYEQSASEDLQPPIPTFGDWLAVGKTASDDFIANAYYAYDADLMSQMAGALGARQDSVHYASLAARIRSAFAKRYIAPDGTLRGNDCQTAYALALYFGLYPTTLAQAAADRLADMIVRNGGRFTTGFLGTKHVMMVLSQYGYDELDYDLLLQPDYPGWGYSILNGATSIWERWDSYTREYGFGGRSGENNARMNSFSHYAFGSVAEWLFRYALGIETASPGFRHIILAPHPDSRIGWMKGSYRSICGTIESEWRVGRQKTVYRFRIPPNTRATLRLPGQKPQSLWPGEYEFELKNTKS; encoded by the coding sequence GTGAGAAACACCGTAATCTTTTTTGAAAATGTACAGATCCCCGGTGATGAATTTAGCTCCGACTGGAGCGCTCCGGCACGCTGGAGCATGGGACTGCAAACCTATCAGGACTGGGCCCCGGCCCGGTGGATTACGTACCGGATCGAGACTCCGGCCGACAGCACCGGACTCGTTCTGCCACCGGCACGTTACTTCCGACGCGATTTCGTGATAGACGGACCGGTCCGGCGAGTCGTAGTCTATGCCAGTGCCAAAGGCATTTATGAACTGCGCCTGAACGGACAACGGATCGGTACCGACTACTTTACACCGGGATGGTCTGATTACCGAAAACGGATCTATTACAACACGTACGATCTGACCGACCTGGTGTTGGACGGAGAGAATACGATCGGTGCCATCGTCGCGGACGGATGGTATGCCGGATATGTCGGATTCGGGATTCTGGAACACCTGGAACGCTCCCGGGAGTTCTACGGAGTCGATCCGGCCCTGTTGTGCCGGATCGAGATCGAATATGCCGACGGAAGCCGCACCGCATTGGTCTCGGGACCGGACTGGAAGGCGGCGGAAGGCCCGATTCGTCAGGCTGATCTGCTCATGGGGGAGGTCTATGATGCACGTCTCGAACAACCGGGGTGGGATTCCCCGGGATTCGAGGCGCAGTCCTGGGCCCCCGCCTCCGTGGCGATGAATCCCGACGGGGCATTGATGGCCGCACCGACCGACCCGGTACGTGAAATCGAACGCCTGACCCCGGTGTCGATCCGGCGGACGGGCCCCGATGCCTGGATCTTCGACTTAGGGCGGAATTTTGCCGGAACCGTCGCCTTGCAGGTGCACGGAGAAGCGGGCAGGACCGTAAAACTCCGATACGGAGAGATGCTCAATGCGGACGGAAGCCTGATGACCGAAAATCTCCGATACGCCCGCGCTACGGATTACTACACGCTGCGCAACGGCTCCCAGTCGTGGATGCCCCGCATGACGTATCATGGATTCCGGTACGTAGAGCTCTCGGGGCTGGGGTATGAACCGGATGAACGGACCCTCACCGGAATCGTCCTGACCTCTTCGTTTCAGGAGGCTGGACAATTTTCCTGCGGGAATGAACTCGTGAACCGGCTTTGGGCCAACATTTCGACCACCCAGCGGGCGAATTTCTTCGAGATTCCGACCGATTGTCCCCAACGGGATGAGCGCCTGGGCTGGACCGGAGACATTCAGATCTACGCCCGATCTTCCACGTACCACTCCGATGTCCAATCGTTCCTTTCGAAGTGGCTGGTCGATCTGGACGATGCTCAGCGCAGCTATGGCGCCTATCCAAGCTATGCGCCGTATCCGTATGCCATCGCAATGGAGTATGCCCCCGGGTGGATGGACGCGGGAGTCATCGTCCCCTGGACACTCTGGCAGGTCTATGGCGACTGCCGGGTTCTGCAGCGGATGTATCCCGGGATGAAACGCTTCCTCTCGTTCTACGAGCAAAGCGCCTCGGAAGACCTGCAGCCACCGATTCCGACGTTCGGAGATTGGCTGGCCGTAGGGAAAACAGCCTCGGATGACTTCATCGCCAATGCCTACTATGCGTATGATGCCGATTTGATGTCACAGATGGCCGGAGCCCTCGGCGCCCGTCAGGATTCGGTCCATTACGCCTCGCTGGCAGCCCGTATCCGGAGCGCTTTCGCCAAGCGGTATATCGCACCCGACGGAACGCTGCGCGGAAACGACTGCCAGACGGCTTATGCGCTGGCTCTCTATTTCGGACTCTATCCGACGACTCTGGCTCAGGCCGCTGCGGACCGTTTGGCCGACATGATCGTCCGGAACGGAGGACGCTTCACCACGGGATTCCTGGGAACCAAACACGTCATGATGGTCCTCTCTCAGTACGGCTATGACGAACTGGACTACGATCTGCTGCTGCAGCCCGATTATCCGGGATGGGGCTATTCGATACTCAACGGCGCCACATCGATCTGGGAACGATGGGACAGCTACACCCGGGAGTATGGATTTGGTGGCCGGTCCGGAGAGAACAACGCTCGCATGAACTCGTTCAGCCATTATGCGTTCGGATCCGTCGCCGAATGGCTCTTCCGCTACGCGCTCGGAATCGAGACCGCCAGTCCGGGTTTTCGGCATATCATCCTCGCCCCGCACCCAGATTCCCGGATCGGATGGATGAAAGGCTCGTATCGATCGATCTGCGGAACAATCGAATCGGAATGGCGGGTGGGCAGACAGAAAACGGTGTATCGCTTCCGGATCCCGCCCAATACGCGCGCGACATTGCGGTTGCCGGGACAAAAACCGCAATCGCTGTGGCCCGGAGAATATGAATTCGAACTCAAAAATACGAAGTCATGA
- a CDS encoding PKD domain-containing protein, which yields MKTFQQFIPKVFVLCLLLSTAACSEKDDLDIPGHTIPPKAVLSSDQTTFEAKTGALFVLEATVTQGYNVQHEWRIGDVVIGKEARLEYSFPEAGTFEVVYSALNGYGADRHSFTVIVSQGTNPGITFSTDQRSFERSIGEMVRITAKLDDNITGTQSWTVDGKEISTTGQLDYSVATPGTKLIKHTLTYAEGTYTTQFTLTAVMSDYGNRFKWREGKDYVICLKDDLNKVVAADVENTTAPYKVETWDGSEKQMFRNGYHFGYGPVPVLEYYNFYNVATHSVLQWTGMAWPNNPVDPVTGAMGADPWDGWFMDVNSTGDVRFVHFFALWDSHPNPSPDLMSSCLTVTDNGTRIGVYSFYCCGADGRPDFVNYQALGDKYYEFKMIAVEDMPQVE from the coding sequence ATGAAAACGTTTCAACAGTTTATCCCGAAGGTGTTTGTTCTCTGCCTGCTGCTGTCAACGGCCGCATGTTCGGAAAAAGATGATCTCGATATTCCGGGGCACACCATCCCGCCCAAGGCCGTTCTGTCGTCGGACCAAACCACGTTTGAGGCGAAGACAGGAGCCCTGTTCGTCCTCGAAGCCACCGTCACCCAAGGATACAACGTCCAACATGAATGGCGGATCGGCGATGTGGTCATCGGAAAAGAGGCCCGTCTGGAATATTCATTCCCGGAAGCGGGAACGTTCGAGGTGGTCTATTCCGCACTGAACGGATACGGAGCCGATCGGCACAGCTTTACGGTCATTGTATCCCAGGGTACCAATCCGGGAATCACCTTCTCGACCGATCAGCGCTCCTTCGAACGCAGTATCGGCGAAATGGTCCGGATTACGGCCAAACTCGACGATAATATTACGGGAACCCAATCGTGGACGGTCGACGGCAAAGAGATCTCGACCACGGGCCAGTTGGACTATTCCGTGGCAACGCCCGGCACCAAGCTCATCAAGCATACGCTGACCTATGCGGAAGGAACCTACACCACTCAGTTTACGTTGACGGCCGTCATGAGTGATTACGGGAACCGCTTCAAATGGCGGGAGGGCAAGGATTATGTCATTTGCCTGAAGGATGACCTGAACAAAGTCGTAGCAGCCGACGTCGAGAATACGACGGCTCCCTATAAGGTCGAAACCTGGGACGGAAGCGAAAAGCAAATGTTCCGCAACGGGTATCATTTCGGCTATGGACCGGTTCCTGTTCTGGAGTATTATAATTTCTATAATGTCGCCACGCACAGCGTCCTGCAATGGACCGGAATGGCCTGGCCCAACAATCCGGTGGATCCGGTGACGGGGGCAATGGGCGCCGACCCGTGGGATGGATGGTTCATGGATGTGAACAGCACGGGAGATGTCCGTTTCGTACACTTCTTTGCCTTGTGGGACAGCCATCCCAATCCATCGCCCGATCTGATGAGCAGTTGTCTGACCGTGACCGACAATGGAACCCGCATCGGGGTCTATTCGTTCTACTGCTGCGGTGCGGACGGACGCCCGGATTTCGTGAACTACCAGGCCTTGGGTGACAAGTATTACGAGTTCAAGATGATTGCGGTGGAGGACATGCCGCAGGTAGAATAA
- the argS gene encoding arginine--tRNA ligase has protein sequence MNIENYISEAVRGSVESLYGPLGDEQLQIQKTRREFEGDYTLVTFPLLRRSRKSPEATATEIGEYLTAHVPEIGSYNVIKGFLNLSLNPAFWGSRFSELAADEHYGEAPATGRTVMIEYSSPNTNKPLHLGHIRNNLLGYSVAQILQANGHRVIKANLVNDRGIHICKSMLAWKLYGGGETPESSGMKGDHLVGKYYVEFDKHYKAQVKELMAAGQSEEEAKKNAPIMREAQEMLRRWEAKDPEVYSLWETMNGWVYAGFDVTYKALGVDFDKVYYESQTYLLGKSLVEEGLKKGVFYRRPDNSVWIDLTGDGLDEKLLLRGDGTSVYMTQDLGTAYRRFEDNKLDDMIYVVGNEQNYHFQVLKLVLKKLGYAEWSDHITHLSYGMVELPEGKMKSREGTVVDADDLIAAMVQTAREMSAELGKLDGCTEAEADAVSTMVGLGALKYFILKVDPKKTMLFDPRESIDFNGNTGPFIQYTHARICSVLRKAAESGVEAAKGIGADIPLLAEEIDLIKQLTEYPATVKAAGDNFAPSIIGAYVYDLAKQFNGYYHDHSILREENEAVRSMRLALAQQVARVIRKGMSLLGIEVPERM, from the coding sequence ATGAATATCGAGAATTATATTTCGGAAGCGGTTCGCGGTTCGGTCGAGTCGCTTTACGGTCCGCTCGGGGACGAGCAGTTGCAGATTCAGAAGACGCGTCGGGAGTTCGAGGGCGACTATACGCTGGTCACGTTTCCGCTGTTGCGCCGGAGCCGGAAGTCTCCGGAGGCCACGGCGACGGAGATCGGGGAGTACCTGACGGCGCATGTTCCGGAGATCGGGTCCTATAACGTGATCAAGGGTTTTCTGAACTTGTCGTTGAATCCCGCGTTCTGGGGGTCCCGTTTTTCGGAACTGGCCGCCGACGAGCATTACGGGGAGGCTCCGGCAACGGGCCGGACGGTGATGATCGAGTATTCCTCCCCGAACACGAACAAGCCTTTGCACCTGGGCCATATCCGCAACAACCTGCTGGGCTACTCGGTCGCGCAGATCCTGCAGGCGAACGGCCACCGGGTGATCAAGGCGAACCTGGTGAACGACCGTGGGATCCACATCTGCAAGTCGATGCTGGCGTGGAAGCTCTACGGCGGGGGTGAGACCCCCGAATCGTCGGGCATGAAGGGCGATCACCTCGTGGGCAAATACTACGTGGAGTTCGACAAGCACTACAAGGCGCAGGTCAAGGAGCTGATGGCCGCGGGGCAGTCGGAGGAGGAGGCGAAGAAGAACGCCCCGATCATGCGCGAGGCGCAGGAGATGCTGCGGCGGTGGGAGGCGAAGGACCCGGAGGTCTACTCGCTGTGGGAGACGATGAACGGCTGGGTCTACGCGGGTTTCGACGTGACGTACAAGGCGCTGGGCGTGGACTTCGACAAGGTCTACTACGAGTCGCAGACCTACCTGCTGGGCAAGTCGCTCGTGGAGGAGGGCTTGAAGAAGGGGGTCTTCTATCGGCGTCCGGACAACTCGGTGTGGATCGACCTGACGGGCGACGGCCTGGACGAGAAGCTGCTGTTGCGCGGCGACGGGACGTCGGTCTACATGACGCAGGACCTGGGTACGGCCTACCGCCGCTTCGAGGACAACAAACTCGACGACATGATCTACGTCGTGGGCAACGAGCAGAACTACCATTTCCAGGTGCTGAAACTCGTGCTGAAGAAACTGGGCTATGCCGAGTGGAGCGACCACATCACGCACCTGTCATACGGTATGGTGGAGCTTCCGGAGGGTAAGATGAAGTCGCGCGAGGGCACGGTGGTGGATGCCGACGATCTGATCGCCGCCATGGTGCAGACGGCGCGGGAGATGTCTGCCGAGCTGGGCAAGCTGGACGGCTGTACGGAGGCGGAGGCCGATGCTGTTTCGACGATGGTCGGACTGGGCGCGCTGAAATACTTCATATTGAAGGTGGACCCGAAGAAGACGATGCTGTTCGACCCGCGCGAATCGATCGACTTCAACGGCAATACGGGCCCGTTCATCCAGTATACGCACGCGCGAATCTGCTCGGTGCTTCGGAAGGCCGCGGAGAGCGGGGTTGAGGCGGCGAAGGGGATTGGCGCGGATATTCCGCTGCTTGCGGAGGAGATCGACCTGATCAAGCAGTTGACGGAGTACCCGGCGACGGTGAAGGCGGCGGGCGACAACTTTGCTCCTTCGATCATCGGGGCCTATGTCTACGACCTTGCGAAGCAGTTCAACGGCTACTACCACGACCATTCGATCCTGCGGGAGGAGAATGAGGCGGTTCGGTCGATGCGGCTGGCCCTGGCGCAGCAGGTTGCGCGTGTGATCCGCAAGGGCATGTCGCTGCTGGGCATCGAGGTCCCGGAGCGGATGTAG
- a CDS encoding multidrug DMT transporter permease, with protein sequence MFIVESYPLAVVFCIVTMLCWGSWGNTQKLAANTWRYELYYWDYTIGMLIFSLLAAFTLGSVGTEGRSFLTDIGQIDPGKMGSAILGGVIFNASNILLSASVSLAGMAVAFPLGVGIALVLGVIINYIGAPKGDPVFLFAGVLLVVLAVVCNGIASKHNQDGVDRHSKSKGLILALLAGILMSFFYRFVADAMDLTNFAAPKAGLATPYSAFVLFSVGVFLSNFVFNTLVMKYPFSGEPVAYGSYFRGSFSTHLVGILGGCIWALGTLFSYIAAGKAGAAVSYALGQGAPMIAALWGVFVWKEFKGTGPKVHRLLTGMFVLFILGLALIVVSGGN encoded by the coding sequence ATGTTTATCGTAGAAAGTTATCCGCTGGCCGTCGTGTTTTGCATCGTGACGATGTTGTGCTGGGGTTCCTGGGGAAATACGCAGAAACTGGCTGCCAATACCTGGCGCTATGAACTTTACTATTGGGATTACACGATTGGAATGTTAATTTTCTCGCTCCTTGCGGCCTTTACGCTCGGCAGCGTCGGAACGGAAGGACGCAGTTTTTTGACCGATATCGGACAGATCGATCCCGGGAAAATGGGCAGTGCCATCCTGGGCGGTGTGATTTTTAACGCCTCGAACATCCTGCTTTCGGCATCCGTGTCTTTGGCCGGCATGGCCGTGGCCTTCCCGCTGGGTGTGGGAATCGCACTGGTGTTGGGGGTTATCATCAATTACATCGGAGCCCCGAAAGGTGATCCCGTATTCCTCTTTGCGGGCGTTCTCCTTGTCGTCTTGGCCGTTGTCTGCAATGGCATTGCCTCGAAACACAATCAGGACGGTGTCGATCGCCATTCAAAAAGTAAAGGGCTGATCCTGGCGTTGTTGGCAGGTATTTTAATGTCGTTTTTCTATCGTTTCGTGGCAGATGCCATGGATCTGACAAACTTCGCGGCACCGAAAGCCGGACTGGCAACTCCGTACAGTGCCTTTGTTCTCTTCTCCGTCGGTGTTTTCCTGAGCAATTTCGTATTCAATACACTGGTGATGAAATATCCGTTCTCCGGAGAACCGGTCGCTTATGGGAGTTATTTTCGGGGCAGTTTCTCCACCCATCTGGTCGGAATCCTGGGCGGATGCATCTGGGCTCTGGGAACATTGTTCAGCTACATTGCGGCCGGGAAAGCCGGAGCTGCTGTCTCTTATGCACTGGGACAGGGGGCACCCATGATTGCAGCATTGTGGGGCGTATTTGTCTGGAAGGAGTTCAAAGGTACCGGTCCCAAGGTCCATCGGCTCCTGACTGGAATGTTCGTGCTGTTCATCCTGGGATTGGCGCTCATCGTGGTCTCCGGAGGAAACTGA
- a CDS encoding Gfo/Idh/MocA family oxidoreductase yields MKRPVTIVATGAGNRASKYLEYAVRHPERLRPAGVVEPNPLRRKALADKFGIDPEHCFAGYNRFFEPPQTADAVLIATPENERFKPCIQGEENVKQLSFLSENIAHLNRLL; encoded by the coding sequence TTGAAACGCCCGGTGACCATCGTCGCCACCGGCGCCGGAAACCGGGCCAGCAAATACCTCGAATATGCCGTACGTCATCCCGAACGGCTGCGACCAGCCGGCGTGGTGGAACCCAATCCGCTGCGCCGGAAAGCGCTGGCCGACAAGTTCGGAATCGATCCCGAGCATTGTTTTGCGGGCTATAACCGTTTCTTCGAGCCTCCCCAGACGGCGGATGCCGTCTTGATCGCCACTCCCGAAAACGAGCGTTTCAAACCCTGCATCCAAGGCGAGGAAAATGTGAAACAGTTGAGTTTTTTATCTGAAAACATTGCTCATTTGAATCGGTTATTGTAA
- a CDS encoding nucleoside hydrolase, which yields MKSIVLFLLIGLSFAWTGCSDQPQHPAPVPVIFDTDPGNDIDDVLALQMLLNYHKAGKIELRGIGIGKMYPRSIEYIDAYCRYNGEPDIPLGYVYEGVNPYPEAGNYIDRTLDTLISGKPVLVPARSFADSIPEGYKLYRRLLAEAEDASVVFIAVGPYTNVARLLQSPGDEISPMTGQELVARKVKLLSLMGGTYNDATFNNPEWNILQDLNASRILFSEWPTPLIASGWEVGARIHYPAESVLRDFGGETAPLCISYKTYLPMPYDRETWDLTAVLYAIEPEQGSFDTSESGRITITEEGYSRFTPDPEGRHRYLTLSEEQIPAATTRLIEVCTGKSI from the coding sequence ATGAAATCGATCGTATTGTTCCTGTTGATCGGCCTGTCGTTTGCATGGACGGGCTGTTCCGACCAGCCGCAACATCCGGCTCCCGTTCCCGTAATCTTCGACACGGATCCGGGAAACGACATTGACGATGTCCTGGCCCTGCAAATGCTGTTGAATTACCACAAGGCCGGCAAGATAGAACTTCGGGGTATCGGAATCGGAAAGATGTATCCCCGTTCGATAGAGTACATAGATGCCTATTGCCGTTACAATGGCGAACCCGACATCCCGCTGGGGTATGTTTATGAAGGGGTCAACCCCTATCCGGAAGCTGGAAACTACATCGACCGGACGCTCGACACGCTCATCTCCGGAAAACCGGTTCTTGTGCCGGCACGGAGTTTTGCGGACAGTATCCCCGAGGGGTACAAACTCTACCGGCGGTTGCTGGCCGAGGCCGAAGACGCTTCGGTGGTGTTCATCGCGGTGGGGCCCTACACCAACGTCGCGCGGCTTTTGCAGTCGCCAGGCGACGAGATCTCTCCAATGACCGGGCAGGAACTGGTTGCCCGGAAGGTGAAACTGCTTTCGCTGATGGGCGGCACCTACAACGACGCCACCTTCAACAACCCGGAATGGAATATTCTGCAAGATCTGAACGCCTCCCGGATCCTCTTCTCGGAATGGCCGACACCGTTGATCGCAAGCGGATGGGAGGTCGGGGCCCGCATTCATTATCCGGCCGAGAGCGTCCTTCGAGATTTCGGAGGGGAAACCGCTCCGTTGTGTATCTCATACAAGACTTATCTGCCCATGCCATACGACCGGGAAACTTGGGATCTGACGGCGGTATTGTATGCTATTGAACCGGAGCAAGGTTCCTTCGATACGTCCGAATCCGGACGGATCACCATCACCGAGGAGGGATACAGTCGGTTTACTCCGGACCCTGAAGGGCGCCATCGTTATCTGACCCTTTCCGAAGAGCAGATCCCGGCGGCAACAACCCGCCTGATTGAGGTTTGCACGGGGAAGTCGATTTAA